In the genome of Leptospira broomii serovar Hurstbridge str. 5399, the window TTATTATATCAATCACAAACGAAACCATCCGACCGCTCGTTTCAGCTTTAACGAGGATACTTTACCGGAAGATTTAATCGGTTCGTATCGGCTTTTGCTGGACGGTAAAGGATTTGCTTGGGCCGACGGACCATTGACTTCGGCGGTTCGTTCCGGGGCTAGCTTTGTCGCCGATGAGATGAACCTTTGTCCCCCGCATATCATTAAGCGATTTTCCACTATCTACGAATCCAATTACCTGGAACTGATCGAAGGAAACGGAGCCAGAATCCATGCGTCGAACGGATTCAACTTTATCGGTACGCAAAATCCATCGGAAGGTTTCGAAGGTAGAAAGCCTCTTCCGTTCGATATCACTAGATACTATTCCGTCGTCTACGTAGACCCTCATAGTCCCGATGAGATCCTGTTTATATTAGAGAAATTATATCCGGACATGGGAAGCGAACTGCTTAAATCCTGTATTCGGATTTCCCTCGAGACGGAGACCAGAGTCGTTTCGGGAGCGATAGGAAAAGGCGATCTGGAAAAATACCATTTCAATATCCGAAATCTTAAGAAACTTTGCAGCCGCATTTTAGGACTCAAGGCGGATAGCCCGGAGTTACGCTTTAGAGAATTATGGAATTTTTATATAGAACCGTTTCGTAAGAACGAAGATCGTCAGGCTCAAGTCGAACTTATCCTTAAGGAAACCGGTTTATCCGCGATTCCTCAATTGCCGGAACCGAAGTTCGAAGTTCATAAGGGGTTTTTATACTGTAATGATAAACGAATTCCGGTTTTGAATGAGTCCAAGGCAAAGGAAATTCTCACAAGCATTCCCTTGCCCCTAAAATTACGGGAATTTGCCGAAAGAGTCTATTCCGCCGTGGAATTTAAGGAAAATATTCTAATCGAATATTCGGAGGAGCAGGATCCGCAACTGATTCTACCTCTGTTCACCGAAGCAAACGGATTACCGCTCGAAACCGTACATCTTTGTAAAGGAATTCACACTTCGGATATCATCGGTGCGTTGAAGCCAACCACAGGATCGGAAGTAGGCTGGGTGGACGGGCCTTTGACTAAAGGGATTCGCGAAGGTGGAAATATTCTGATTACCAACTTGGAAGCCGCCGGCGCGGAGCTTGTGGAAAAGCTGAACATGCTGACCGACGATGCACGTTCCCTGGTCTTACCGCCGGAAAGTGGAGAGACTATACCGGTTGAACTCAAAGAGGATTCGCGCGTGTTTGCGATGAAGCTTTATCGTAAAACCAAATCGACTCCCACGATTTCTAGGGCATTTAGAAACCGATTCACTTCCATATTGTTTCCCGATTTAGAGGATATCGAAACGCTTAAGGAAATCTTAAGCTTTTATCTGCCGGAAGGCGATTTGATCGATAAGATGTCGGATTTCCATTCTAAGATCAAGGATCTATCCAAGAAAAGAACGATCGGCTCGGCCAATTTAATGCCTTATACTTTCGGTCTTTCTAATTTACTACAGTGGAAGGATCATATTCATCGCTATGCGGATAAAAAGGCAGGGAAGGAAGGCTTGCGAGAGGTGGCCTTTCGAGGCGGAAAAATCGCCTACTCCAACCAGATCGCCGATCCGGGAGAGCGTAAGGAATTGGAAAGAATTCTTGAATTGCAACTTTCGGGTGTAGAGATCGTCTCAGAGTTCTTCAAGGAACTCGAAGACAAGAAAAAAAAAACTCTGACACCTTCCACCGCAATCGAAAAGAGTCGTTGGTGGGATCCGGAACTCCATAAAAGGGAGCCGCTTACCGGAAAGGCTAAACTTCTCAATTCGGGAGGGGAACTTCGTAAAGGATTGGAAATCAATACGCCTCCTACCGGCGGGTCCGTTAAAGAAGGCGCCGATGCTTGGTATGGGCAAGAGACCCGCGGTAATATGGGCCAGGGCGAACCTGCAGGAGGCGGAGGCGCCTGGGGTTTCAGAACGGAAGAACTCTATAAGGCCTTCCTTGCAAAGCGACG includes:
- a CDS encoding AAA family ATPase: MEAVEIAGLKVPVSKIGNNSGSLGSDLVETDSTVRNLQNILYPLLEGRPVLLIGDAGVGKNALIYYINHKRNHPTARFSFNEDTLPEDLIGSYRLLLDGKGFAWADGPLTSAVRSGASFVADEMNLCPPHIIKRFSTIYESNYLELIEGNGARIHASNGFNFIGTQNPSEGFEGRKPLPFDITRYYSVVYVDPHSPDEILFILEKLYPDMGSELLKSCIRISLETETRVVSGAIGKGDLEKYHFNIRNLKKLCSRILGLKADSPELRFRELWNFYIEPFRKNEDRQAQVELILKETGLSAIPQLPEPKFEVHKGFLYCNDKRIPVLNESKAKEILTSIPLPLKLREFAERVYSAVEFKENILIEYSEEQDPQLILPLFTEANGLPLETVHLCKGIHTSDIIGALKPTTGSEVGWVDGPLTKGIREGGNILITNLEAAGAELVEKLNMLTDDARSLVLPPESGETIPVELKEDSRVFAMKLYRKTKSTPTISRAFRNRFTSILFPDLEDIETLKEILSFYLPEGDLIDKMSDFHSKIKDLSKKRTIGSANLMPYTFGLSNLLQWKDHIHRYADKKAGKEGLREVAFRGGKIAYSNQIADPGERKELERILELQLSGVEIVSEFFKELEDKKKKTLTPSTAIEKSRWWDPELHKREPLTGKAKLLNSGGELRKGLEINTPPTGGSVKEGADAWYGQETRGNMGQGEPAGGGGAWGFRTEELYKAFLAKRRILWEYTVQANLKEFKEVFGRSLEEVELNLERLFDPEIDINRMYRSEGNRIDTRKYISFLSGKGDSKVFDKTTIDKDEEKLKGVEVAFLVSKARRIFNFEYAVATLSAMLSSAHILDEHDVNFSVTAYSDRLNRKDRIDLVEIKRIEEPYDAKKEEEMFDSLRSDWQGDSIEEYQLLEKIESYFSPEAQTRILVMISDFRGQRGKAEIEQEIQSRDNRRLKAEILKHSNKNYVFLGVGLGRRYIAEHIFPDSIQITSENFYNMPNLIGAELGRIILTHHSTRN